One genomic window of Vigna radiata var. radiata cultivar VC1973A unplaced genomic scaffold, Vradiata_ver6 scaffold_503, whole genome shotgun sequence includes the following:
- the LOC111240712 gene encoding uncharacterized protein LOC111240712, giving the protein MKVEQIFECYHIDDRRRVTLATLTFQGAALYWWTSIMRXQRMHGDYTIQYWNELKAALHKRHVLAYYAREVMDKLHRLQQRNMSVEEYKQKLELLMLRXGIKEEERFPIARFQSGLNYDIRDKVELLPYLDLNDFVQLCVRVEEQNRRKASTKRTYPTTXSYKRDFKREGSFPRYEETKERERERPQDKLKGKDRELKXDKESYKGKEQRTSREPPRDTKGRETRCFKCGARGXYSNEXHFKKSTYILEHESPSEESSSSASELSSSEEEHEAPPCDGDLLMVRRLLEAKHDELEQTQRENLFHTRCKVLDKTCSMIVDSGSCCNCCSSRMVEKLGLTPNPHPNPYKLQWIKEDEGIVVKEQVSVPISIGKYEDQIICDIVPMEAGHILLGRPWQFDKQFDDLFPKEVPSGLPPVRGIEHQIDLIPGASLPNRPAYRTNPTETKEIEKQVNDLLGKGWIQKSLSPCAVPVLLVPKKDGSWRMCFKVGKEGVHVDPSKIKAIQEWPILRTVGEVRSFLGLAGFYRRFVENFSTIVAPLNELLKKEVPLKWDEKQSLAFETLKHKLTHAPILHLPDFSKAFQVECDASGVGIGAVLIQEGHPIAYFSEKLKGPTLNYPTYDKELYALIRAFKTWEHYLVSKEFIINIDHESLKYIKGQGKLNKRHAKWIEYLEQFQYVIKHKKGSTNVVADALSRRHALLGYLFNKGKLCIPQGSIRKLLIKESHGGGLMGHHGVDKTLHTLKNKFYWPHMRIDVQKHCSSCITCLQAKSKVMPHGLYLPLPIASTPWEDISMDFVLGLPRTQKGFDSIFLVVDRFSKMAHFIPCHKVDDASYIAKLFFKEVVKLHGLPKTIVSDRDVKFLSYFWKTLWAQLGTKLLFSTTCHPQTDGQTEVVNRSLSTLLRVILKGNIKNWDDHLPHIEFAYNRVVHKTTKLSPFEVVYGFNPLTPLDLIPLPLVWLHLRKERFPSQRKSKLSPRGDGPFKVIKXINDNAYQLDLPESYGVSPTFNICDLIPFTGDAQQDVQDLRTDLFQEGGTDGGPSKLNIGPLTRAMSKRIQEEEGVLTTLFLWSINY; this is encoded by the exons atgaaggttgaacaaatttttgaatgctACCACATTgatgataggaggagagtgacTTTAGCCACCTTGACCTTTCAAGGTGCAGCCCTCTATTGGTGGACATCCATCATGAGAGANCAAAGGATGCATGGTGACTACACAATTCAATATTGGAATGAGCTGAAAGCAGCCTTACACAAGCGACATGTCCTGGCCTACTATGCAAGAGAAGTCATGGACAAGCTTCatcgacttcaacaaagaaacatgagtgttgaggaaTACAAACAAAAGTTagagttactcatgttgagagNTGGGATCAAAGAAGAGGAGAGATTCCCCATAGCTAGATTCCAGAGTGGATTAAACTATGACATTCgagataaggtagaactttTACCTTACTTAGATCTAAATGATTTTGTCCAGCTATGTGTGAGAGTAGAAGAACAAAATAGGAGAAAAGCTTCCACCAAGAGAACCTACCCTACCACATNATCATATAAGAGAGattttaagagggagggtagctTTCCAAGATATGAGGAAACAAAGGAGAGAGAGCGAGAAAGACCACAAGACAAGCTCAAAGGCAAAGATAGAGAGCTAAAAANAGACAAAGAAAGCTATAAGGGAAAAGAACAAAGGACTTCAAGAGAGCCACCTAGAGATACCAAGGGTAGAGAGACTAGATGTTTCAAATGTGGAGCAAGAGGACANTATTCAAATGAGTNTCACTTCAAAAAGTCAACCTATATCCTTGAACATGAGAGTCCAAGTGAGGAGTCCTCTTCTAGCGCATCTGAGTTGTCCTCATCTGAGGAGGAACATGAAGCTCCACCTTGTGATGGAGATCTTCTCATGGTTAGAAGACTCCTTGAAGCAAAGCATGATGAGTTAGAACAGACTCAACGAGAAAACCTCTTCCACACTCGCTGTAAAGTTCTTGATAAAACCTGTTCTAtgattgtggatagtggttcttgttgTAATTGTTGTAGCTCTAGAATGGTTGAAAAGCTAGGCTTAACTCCTAACCCTCATCCTAACCCTTACAAACTTCAATGGataaaagaggatgaaggaATAGTTGTTAAGGAACAAGTAAGTGTTCCCATTTCCATAGGCAAGTATGAAGATCAAATCATTTGTGATATTGTTCCAATGGAAGCGGGTCACATCTTACTTGGACGGCCTTGGCAATTTGATAAACAA tttgatgatttatttcctaAAGAGGTTCCAAGTGGATTACCACCTGTTAGAggaattgaacatcaaattgatttgattcctgGTGCCAGCCTTCCCAATAGGCCAGCTTATAGGACTAACCCCACAGAAACCAAAGAGATAGAGAAGCAAGTTAATGATTTATTGGGAAAAGGGTGGATACAAAAGAGCCTCAGCCCTTGTGCGGTGCCAGTATTGTTAGTCCCTAAGAAAGATGGTTCTTGGCGAATGT GCTTCAAAGTGGGAAAAGAAGGTGTACATGTTGATCCTAGCAAAATCAAAGCTATCCAAGAGTGGCCTATCCTAAGAACAGTAGGAGAGGTAAGAAGTTTTCTGGGTCTAGCAGGTTTCTATAGAcgttttgtagaaaatttctcAACCATTGTTGCTCCCCTCAATGAACTTTTAAAGAAGGAGGTGCCATTGAAATGGGATGAAAAACAAAGTCTAGCCTTTGAGACCTTGAAGCACAAGTTAACACATGCACCCATTCTACATTTACCTGATTTTTCCAAAGCTTTTCAagtagaatgtgatgcttctggGGTAGGAATAGGAGCTGTGCTTATACAAGAAGGTCACCCTATagcttattttagtgaaaaacttaaaGGGCCTACATTGAACTATCCTACCTATGACAAAGAACTTTATGCCCTTATTCGAGCATTTAAAACTTGGGAGCATTACTTGGTGTCTAAAGAGTTCATCATCAACATTGACCATGAATCTCTCAAGTATATTAAAGGGCAAGGAAAGCTGAACAAGCGACATGCAAAGTGGATCGAGTACCTTGAGCAGTTTCAATatgtcatcaaacataaaaagggGAGTACTAATGTTGTTGCGGATGCTTTATCTAGAAGACATGCATTACTA ggatatctttttaataaaggaaaactatGTATACCCCAAGGATCCATTCGAAAGCTTCTTATCAAAGAAAGTCATGGAGGAGGACTCATGGGCCATCATGGAGTTGATAAAACTCTTCAtactttgaaaaacaaattttattggcCACACATGAGGATAGATGTCCAAAAGCATTGTTCTAGTTGCATAACTTGTTTACAAGCTAAGTCTAAAGTAATGCCTCATGGACTCTACCTTCCTCTTCCAATAGCTAGTACCCCTTGGGAAGATATTAGTATGGATTTTGTCCTAGGACTACCAAGAACTCAAAAGGGGTTTGATTCAATCTTTTTGGTAGTTGATAGATTTAGTAAAATGGCTCATTTCATACCTTGCCACAAAGTTGATGATGCTAGCTACATAGCAAAACTCTTCTTTAAAGAAGTAGTCAAATTACATGGCTTACCCAAAACTATAGTTTCTGATAGAGATGTTAAGTTCCTTAGCTATTTTTGGAAAACACTTTGGGCCCAGCTAGGAACTAAACTACTATTTTCTACTACATGTCACCCACAAACTGATGGGCAGACNgaagtagtaaatagatctcTATCCACTCTATTAAGGGTAATATTGAAGggcaatattaaaaattgggaTGATCATCTACCTCATATAGAGTTTGCTTATAATAGAGTAGTTCACAAAACTACTAAactttctccttttgaggttgtttatggttttaaCCCTCTCACACCTCTTGATTTAATTCCTCttcc CTTAGTTTGGCTTCACTTGAGAAAGGAAAGATTTCCTTCTCAACGTAAATCCAAATTAAGCCCTAGAGGTGATGGTCCtttcaaagttatcaaaaaNATCAATGATAATGCATATCA